One window of Brachybacterium ginsengisoli genomic DNA carries:
- a CDS encoding phosphotransferase has translation MTHRLTWADLPTSVHRRLELLLGGPVTRLRSCSGGFSRSSAEIIEAASGRALFVKAVRKQDNPGAMQLNRSEAAALARIPSAAPVPALVDAFPNGDWFVLVTEVGRGAMPEEPWTAGDLSAVLAALDELQASATPCPVPDLPGVTDTLGEDMLGFDRIAADPPADLDPWIAAHLDALRAAARRGIDALDGDTLCHSDLRADNILLADDGRVSLVDWAWASRGSRTADALQLLSSIEDPDGALEVDRHVDELLVRHGRPLGEGTDVLAGILAFFADAARHPHVPAMPLLGEHRRRRRDALLTLVRRRWERTIAA, from the coding sequence ATGACCCACCGCCTCACCTGGGCCGACCTGCCCACTTCGGTGCATCGACGTCTCGAGCTGCTGCTCGGCGGTCCGGTCACCCGCCTCCGCTCGTGCAGCGGCGGCTTCTCCCGCAGCTCCGCGGAGATCATCGAGGCCGCCTCGGGCCGCGCCCTTTTCGTCAAGGCGGTGCGGAAGCAGGACAACCCCGGAGCGATGCAGCTGAACCGGTCCGAGGCCGCGGCGCTCGCCCGCATCCCGTCGGCCGCCCCGGTGCCCGCCCTCGTCGACGCCTTCCCCAACGGGGACTGGTTCGTGCTGGTCACCGAGGTGGGCCGGGGCGCGATGCCGGAGGAGCCGTGGACCGCGGGCGACCTCTCGGCGGTGCTCGCCGCGCTCGACGAGCTCCAGGCCTCCGCCACGCCGTGCCCGGTGCCCGATCTGCCCGGCGTGACGGACACCCTCGGCGAGGACATGCTGGGCTTCGACCGCATCGCCGCCGATCCGCCGGCGGACCTCGACCCCTGGATCGCCGCGCATCTCGACGCGCTGCGGGCCGCCGCCCGGCGGGGCATCGATGCTCTCGACGGCGACACCCTGTGCCACTCCGACCTGCGCGCGGACAACATCCTCCTCGCCGACGACGGCAGGGTCAGCCTCGTCGACTGGGCATGGGCCTCCCGCGGCAGCCGCACCGCCGACGCCCTGCAGCTGCTCTCCTCGATCGAGGACCCCGACGGAGCGCTCGAGGTGGACCGGCACGTGGACGAGCTCCTGGTGCGCCACGGGAGGCCGCTCGGCGAGGGCACGGACGTGCTCGCCGGGATCCTCGCCTTCTTCGCCGACGCGGCCCGGCACCCGCACGTCCCGGCGATGCCGCTGCTCGGCGAGCACCGTCGGCGTCGGCGCGACGCGCTCCTGACGCTGGTGCGTCGGCGCTGGGAGCGCACCATCGCGGCCTGA
- a CDS encoding purine-cytosine permease family protein, translating to MSVETRPAPDGAGPSADAQAATRESLEDYTLRFAPRSYRRWTPAVVATSALGGIAYLADFSIGANIALTHGTLNGIIGILVAATIIFLSGFPLAYYAARYNLDLDLITRGSGFGYYGSVITNVIFASFTFIFFALEGSIMAQGLFLGLGIPRWIGYLVSTLMIFPLVIYGMKTLAKLQVATTPVWLILMVIPVAYLVISHPDSVQTFLSHTGDSGAGVNLASAMLAAGVCLSLIAQIAEQIDYLRFMPPRTDANRRSWWAATILGGPGWVIFGAIKQILGMFLAVYLVANVPGAREFANEPVQQFLVTYEQLMPGWLALILAVVLVVISQVKINVTNAYSGSLAWTNSYTRVTRRYPGRLVFLAVNLGIALVLMEANMFDFLNGILSFYANLAMSWICVVATDIVINKHVLKLSPVRPEFRRGMLYDWNPVGIVSLALAGGFSIAIFFGAFGAAAQPFSPLFAVGIAVLATPLMAVLTQGRYYLRRTDDGIDLPMFDEHGNPSGETLECAVTGMEFERPDMIASAVPGPDGEKIYLSSLALTTDRTGQHVLPKE from the coding sequence ATGAGCGTAGAGACCAGACCTGCCCCGGACGGCGCCGGACCCTCCGCCGACGCCCAGGCCGCGACCCGCGAGAGCCTCGAGGACTACACCCTCCGCTTCGCCCCGCGGTCCTACCGCCGGTGGACCCCGGCGGTCGTGGCGACGAGCGCCCTCGGCGGCATCGCCTACCTCGCGGACTTCTCGATCGGCGCGAACATCGCGCTCACCCACGGCACCCTCAACGGGATCATCGGGATCCTGGTCGCGGCGACGATCATCTTCCTCTCGGGCTTCCCCCTGGCCTACTACGCCGCCCGCTACAACCTCGACCTCGACCTCATCACGCGCGGCTCCGGCTTCGGCTACTACGGCTCGGTGATCACCAACGTCATCTTCGCGTCGTTCACCTTCATCTTCTTCGCCCTCGAGGGCTCGATCATGGCCCAGGGCCTCTTCCTGGGCCTGGGGATCCCGCGCTGGATCGGCTACCTCGTCTCCACGCTGATGATCTTCCCGCTGGTCATCTACGGCATGAAGACCCTTGCGAAGCTGCAGGTCGCCACCACCCCGGTGTGGCTGATCCTCATGGTCATCCCCGTGGCCTATCTCGTCATCTCCCACCCCGACTCGGTGCAGACCTTCCTCTCCCACACCGGGGACAGCGGCGCCGGGGTGAACCTGGCCTCCGCGATGCTCGCGGCCGGCGTCTGCCTCTCGCTCATCGCCCAGATCGCCGAGCAGATCGACTACCTGCGGTTCATGCCGCCCCGCACCGACGCGAACCGCCGCTCCTGGTGGGCCGCCACGATCCTGGGCGGCCCGGGCTGGGTCATCTTCGGCGCGATCAAGCAGATCCTCGGCATGTTCCTGGCCGTGTACCTGGTGGCCAACGTCCCCGGCGCCCGCGAGTTCGCCAACGAGCCGGTGCAGCAGTTCCTGGTCACCTACGAGCAGCTGATGCCGGGCTGGCTCGCGCTGATCCTCGCCGTGGTCCTGGTGGTCATCTCCCAGGTCAAGATCAACGTCACCAACGCCTACTCCGGGTCGCTGGCCTGGACGAACTCCTACACCCGCGTGACCCGCCGCTACCCCGGCCGCCTGGTGTTCCTCGCCGTGAACCTGGGCATCGCCCTGGTGCTCATGGAGGCGAACATGTTCGACTTCCTCAACGGCATCCTCAGCTTCTACGCGAATCTCGCGATGTCCTGGATCTGCGTGGTCGCCACCGACATCGTGATCAACAAGCACGTGCTGAAGCTGTCCCCGGTGCGCCCCGAGTTCCGCCGCGGCATGCTCTACGACTGGAACCCCGTCGGCATCGTGTCCCTGGCCCTGGCCGGCGGCTTCTCGATCGCGATCTTCTTCGGCGCCTTCGGGGCCGCGGCCCAGCCCTTCTCGCCGCTGTTCGCCGTCGGCATCGCCGTGCTCGCCACCCCGCTGATGGCCGTCCTCACCCAGGGCCGCTACTACCTGCGCCGCACCGACGACGGCATCGACCTGCCGATGTTCGACGAGCACGGCAACCCCTCGGGCGAGACCCTCGAGTGCGCCGTCACCGGGATGGAGTTCGAGCGTCCGGACATGATCGCCTCCGCGGTCCCCGGCCCCGACGGCGAGAAGATCTACCTCAGCTCGCTGGCCCTGACCACCGACCGCACCGGGCAGCACGTGCTGCCCAAGGAGTAG
- a CDS encoding glycoside hydrolase family 172 protein, with amino-acid sequence MNRPVSLPRAHAGLAALRPVQTRSISPENFDGSVSGGGRATEGTGAREARDLGQGWKVSPSVDVKAGETFTLADIDSAGVITHVWITTHTDHWRQLVLRAYWDGAEEPAVEVPYGDFFANGWGVFAQVTSQMVAANPHGGFNSYWPMPFREGARLTLENTSDQDARVYYQVTYELGGDHSEDAYFHAQWRRSNPLDEATPHVLLDGIEGQGQYVGTYLAWGVNSNGWWGEGEIKFYMDEDQPEGGFPTIAGTGTEDYFGGAWNFDVPGEGYTAFSTPYLGMPQVIRPDGLYVSQQRFGMYRWHVADPIHFSTGLPRVDIQALGWRSAGRYLLLRDDIASTAMFYLDRPTAARPPAPTFDAMEIHLGRGAGPHSPAGPARA; translated from the coding sequence GTGAACCGACCTGTCAGCCTGCCGCGTGCCCACGCCGGCCTCGCCGCGCTCCGCCCGGTGCAGACCCGCTCCATCAGTCCCGAGAACTTCGACGGCTCGGTCTCCGGCGGCGGCCGCGCCACCGAGGGCACCGGGGCCCGCGAGGCCCGCGATCTCGGCCAGGGCTGGAAGGTCTCGCCGAGCGTCGACGTGAAGGCGGGGGAGACCTTCACCCTCGCCGACATCGACAGCGCGGGAGTGATCACCCACGTGTGGATCACCACCCATACCGACCACTGGCGTCAGCTGGTGCTGCGCGCCTACTGGGACGGGGCGGAGGAGCCGGCGGTCGAGGTGCCCTACGGCGACTTCTTCGCGAACGGCTGGGGTGTGTTCGCCCAGGTGACCTCCCAGATGGTCGCCGCGAACCCGCACGGCGGCTTCAACTCCTACTGGCCGATGCCCTTCCGCGAAGGGGCCCGCCTCACCCTCGAGAACACCTCCGATCAGGACGCCCGCGTCTACTACCAGGTGACCTACGAGCTGGGCGGCGACCACAGCGAGGACGCCTACTTCCACGCCCAGTGGCGTCGGTCGAACCCGCTGGACGAGGCGACGCCGCACGTGCTCCTCGACGGGATCGAGGGGCAGGGGCAGTACGTCGGCACCTACCTGGCCTGGGGAGTGAACTCCAACGGCTGGTGGGGCGAGGGCGAGATCAAGTTCTACATGGACGAGGACCAGCCCGAGGGCGGGTTCCCCACCATCGCCGGGACCGGGACCGAGGACTACTTCGGCGGCGCCTGGAACTTCGACGTCCCCGGAGAGGGGTACACCGCCTTCTCCACGCCGTACCTCGGCATGCCGCAGGTGATCCGGCCCGACGGGCTGTACGTCTCCCAGCAGCGCTTCGGGATGTACCGCTGGCACGTGGCCGATCCGATCCACTTCAGCACCGGCCTGCCCCGCGTCGACATCCAGGCGCTGGGGTGGAGGAGCGCGGGGCGGTACCTGCTGCTGCGCGACGACATCGCCTCGACCGCGATGTTCTACCTCGATCGCCCCACGGCGGCGCGGCCCCCCGCGCCCACCTTCGACGCGATGGAGATCCATCTCGGCCGCGGAGCCGGCCCGCACAGCCCCGCCGGCCCCGCCCGCGCCTGA
- a CDS encoding LacI family DNA-binding transcriptional regulator: MVSARPTIMDVARTAGVSSATVSRVINGATTVDKELSRRVQAAVRSTGYVPNALGRSLRRGGTSQIAVVAPDAENPYFTQIISEVERIARDQNHSVTVAHTEDDLAVEQACFAQLVSRRVSGVLLVPVDGVRTDLRPLTDAGIPVVLVDRGIDGADTDVVATDNLDAGRQAARHLHERGFRAPVVIAGPAALRTTEDRADGFLAAWRDLGVETGPTALRRGDLHLESGRAVMEELLAEGLADCVYVTNNRMSAGAFEAIRGVEGAPALLATDDDLWTRLVTPSVSVIHQAVRATSRAAARKLAQRMASPDEEPSITLLRSRIIERESTRPAGDPAP; the protein is encoded by the coding sequence ATGGTGTCAGCACGGCCCACGATCATGGACGTCGCCCGCACGGCCGGCGTCTCCTCGGCGACGGTCTCCCGCGTCATCAACGGCGCGACCACCGTCGACAAGGAGCTCAGCCGACGGGTGCAGGCCGCGGTCCGGTCCACGGGCTACGTGCCCAACGCCCTGGGCCGCTCGCTGCGCCGCGGCGGCACCTCCCAGATCGCGGTGGTCGCCCCGGACGCGGAGAACCCGTACTTCACCCAGATCATCAGCGAGGTGGAGCGGATCGCCCGCGACCAGAACCACTCGGTGACGGTCGCCCACACCGAGGACGATCTCGCCGTCGAGCAGGCGTGTTTCGCGCAGCTGGTCAGCCGTCGCGTCTCCGGGGTGCTGCTGGTCCCGGTGGACGGCGTCCGCACCGATCTGCGACCGCTCACCGATGCCGGGATCCCGGTGGTGCTGGTGGACCGCGGCATCGACGGCGCCGACACCGACGTGGTCGCCACCGACAACCTCGACGCGGGTCGCCAGGCGGCCCGCCACCTGCACGAGCGAGGCTTCCGCGCCCCGGTGGTGATCGCCGGGCCGGCCGCGCTGCGCACCACCGAGGACCGCGCCGACGGCTTTCTCGCCGCCTGGCGCGACCTCGGGGTCGAGACCGGTCCCACGGCCCTCCGGCGCGGCGACCTGCACCTCGAGTCCGGCCGCGCCGTCATGGAGGAGCTGCTGGCCGAGGGCCTTGCCGACTGCGTCTACGTCACCAACAACCGCATGTCCGCCGGGGCCTTCGAGGCGATCCGCGGCGTCGAGGGGGCACCCGCGCTGCTCGCCACCGACGACGACCTGTGGACCCGACTGGTCACCCCGTCGGTCTCCGTCATCCATCAGGCGGTGCGCGCCACCAGCCGGGCCGCCGCCCGCAAGCTCGCCCAGCGGATGGCCAGCCCCGACGAGGAGCCCTCGATCACCCTGCTGCGCTCCCGCATCATCGAACGGGAGTCGACCCGGCCCGCAGGGGACCCGGCCCCATGA
- a CDS encoding fucose isomerase: MTITYRLPDVREQLPAPERTAFLIPSGDLRESANVPAWPYQQELERIVGEVVGAAGWSVRRAFDEDAERGHGFIRSQRMGIEVFKEIPPEAPLIVATANWQYSHHVLAGLRTHRGPILTLANFAPEWPGLVGLLNLNGGLTKMGREYSTLWTVDGTDQWFRDGIATWLGTGAVEHDDAHVRALPSLPSTAEVELGHALADQLMADKAIIGVFDEGCMGMYNAIIDDEMLNPLGIYKERLSQSALWAEMQEVDDEEADAVGAWLREAGMTFRLGTDEATELTETQLRWQYKMYVAALRISDDYGLDAVGIQYQQGLKDVCPASDLVEGLLNNVQRPPVTSRDGSRVLWEDHALPNFNEVDEGVAVDALVTHRVWDAMGMDPATTLHDVRWGEEFEGTYVWVYEISGSVPPSHFADGYADAEGWRQGPEFFPAGGSTINGVSKPGEIVWSRVYVQDGSLHVDLGRGSVVELPEEETRRRKEATNPEWPIAHVVLHGVSRDQFMGRHKANHAQLVYADDSDAADRALTAKAALFHRLGVGVHLCGDATIVGS; this comes from the coding sequence ATGACCATCACCTACCGGCTGCCCGACGTCCGCGAGCAGCTCCCGGCCCCGGAGCGGACCGCCTTCCTCATCCCCAGCGGTGACCTGCGCGAGAGCGCCAACGTCCCCGCCTGGCCGTACCAGCAGGAGCTCGAGCGGATCGTCGGCGAGGTCGTCGGCGCGGCCGGGTGGAGCGTGCGGCGCGCCTTCGACGAGGACGCCGAGCGCGGGCACGGCTTCATCCGCTCCCAGCGGATGGGCATCGAGGTGTTCAAGGAGATCCCGCCCGAGGCCCCGCTGATCGTGGCCACCGCGAACTGGCAGTACAGCCACCACGTACTAGCCGGGCTGCGCACCCATCGCGGACCGATCCTCACCCTGGCGAACTTCGCCCCCGAATGGCCGGGCCTGGTGGGCCTGCTGAACCTCAACGGCGGGCTGACGAAGATGGGCCGCGAGTACTCCACGCTGTGGACCGTGGACGGCACCGACCAGTGGTTCCGCGACGGGATCGCCACCTGGCTCGGAACCGGCGCCGTCGAGCACGACGACGCCCACGTGCGCGCGCTCCCGTCCCTGCCCAGCACCGCCGAGGTCGAGCTGGGCCATGCGCTCGCCGACCAGCTCATGGCGGACAAGGCCATCATCGGCGTGTTCGACGAGGGCTGCATGGGCATGTACAACGCGATCATCGACGACGAGATGCTCAACCCTCTGGGCATCTACAAGGAGCGGCTCTCCCAGTCCGCGCTGTGGGCGGAGATGCAGGAGGTCGACGACGAGGAGGCCGACGCCGTCGGCGCCTGGCTGCGGGAGGCCGGGATGACCTTCCGGCTCGGCACCGACGAGGCCACCGAGCTCACCGAGACCCAGCTGCGGTGGCAGTACAAGATGTACGTCGCCGCCCTGCGGATCAGCGACGACTACGGACTGGACGCCGTGGGCATCCAGTACCAGCAGGGCCTGAAGGACGTGTGCCCCGCCTCCGACCTGGTCGAGGGCCTGCTCAACAACGTGCAGCGACCGCCGGTCACCAGCCGCGACGGCTCCCGCGTGCTCTGGGAGGACCACGCGCTGCCGAACTTCAACGAGGTCGACGAGGGCGTCGCGGTCGACGCCCTGGTCACCCACCGGGTCTGGGACGCGATGGGCATGGACCCCGCCACCACGCTGCACGACGTGCGCTGGGGCGAGGAGTTCGAGGGGACGTACGTCTGGGTCTACGAGATCTCCGGCTCGGTGCCGCCCAGCCACTTCGCCGACGGCTACGCCGACGCCGAGGGATGGCGGCAGGGCCCCGAGTTCTTCCCGGCCGGCGGCTCGACCATCAACGGCGTCTCCAAGCCCGGCGAGATCGTCTGGTCCCGCGTCTACGTGCAGGACGGCTCGCTGCACGTGGACCTGGGCCGCGGCAGCGTCGTCGAGCTGCCCGAGGAGGAGACCCGTCGGCGCAAGGAGGCGACCAACCCCGAATGGCCGATCGCCCACGTGGTCCTGCACGGCGTGAGCCGTGACCAGTTCATGGGCAGGCACAAGGCCAACCATGCCCAGCTCGTCTACGCTGACGACTCCGACGCGGCCGACCGGGCGCTGACCGCGAAGGCCGCGCTGTTCCACCGCCTCGGGGTGGGCGTCCACCTGTGCGGCGATGCGACGATCGTCGGATCCTGA
- a CDS encoding urease subunit gamma, translated as MRFTPADSEKLMLSVAGMVARDRLDRGVLLNHPEAVALLSTWVIERARDGRGVEELMVMGREVLARTQVMEGVAEMLTDVQVEATFPDGRKLVTLHHPID; from the coding sequence ATGCGCTTCACCCCGGCAGATTCCGAGAAGCTCATGCTGTCGGTCGCGGGGATGGTGGCCCGCGACCGCCTGGACCGCGGCGTGCTGCTGAACCATCCCGAGGCCGTGGCCCTGCTGAGCACCTGGGTGATCGAGCGGGCGCGGGACGGCCGCGGCGTCGAGGAGCTCATGGTCATGGGCCGTGAGGTGCTCGCCCGGACCCAGGTGATGGAGGGCGTGGCGGAAATGCTCACCGACGTGCAGGTCGAGGCCACCTTCCCCGACGGTCGCAAGCTCGTCACCCTGCATCACCCGATCGACTGA
- a CDS encoding urease subunit beta produces MDPITDRPGPGALRVRPGMRELNRRERAEDSAELVLENTGDRPIQIGSHLHLPDANTALAMDREAARGFRLDIPAGTSLRFEPGASRRVAVVRLGGTGRVPGLQVRSTADDGGVR; encoded by the coding sequence ATGGACCCCATCACCGACCGGCCGGGCCCCGGCGCGCTCCGCGTGCGCCCCGGGATGCGCGAGCTGAACCGTCGCGAGCGCGCCGAGGACTCCGCCGAGCTGGTCCTCGAGAACACCGGCGACCGCCCGATCCAGATCGGCTCGCACCTGCACCTGCCGGATGCGAACACGGCCCTGGCCATGGATCGGGAGGCCGCCCGCGGCTTCCGCCTCGACATCCCCGCGGGCACCTCGCTGCGGTTCGAGCCGGGCGCCTCGCGCCGCGTCGCGGTGGTGCGCCTGGGCGGTACCGGGCGGGTGCCGGGGCTGCAGGTCCGGTCCACGGCCGACGACGGGGGAGTGCGCTGA
- a CDS encoding urease subunit alpha, whose protein sequence is MVRISAERYAALYGPTTGDQLRLGDTDLWIEVEEDRTDGGEESVFGGGKSIRESMGQGTTTRAEGAPDTVITNAIILDWWGVVRADVGLRDGRIVALGKSGNPDISDGIHPALRIGPSTDVISGEGKILTAGAFDTHVHLLSPSQIHEALATGITTIGGGGTGPSEGSRATTVTPGAWHLGRMHQALDRLPVNVLLLGKGNTVSAEALAEQALAGAAGYKVHEDWGATPAAIDASLRAAGEHGLQVALHSDSLNESGFVQSTIAAMDGRTLHAFHIEGAGGGHAPDILEIASLPHVLPGSTNPTLPHTVNTVAEHLDMLMVCHHLKPSVPEDLAFAESRIRASTIAAEDLLHDMGALSITSSDAQAMGRIGEVITRTWQVAHVMKDRVGSLGDTMPADNERARRYVAKYTINPAIAHGVDAHIGSVEEGKLADLVLWDPRFFGVRPALVLKGGVIAWAALGDPNASIPTPQPVLMRPAFGDAIGDALSVSFVAPSAVEDGLRDRLGLSRELLPVAPTRDVTKADLRLNDALPRIDIRPDTFEIRIDGELVEPAPASSLPLAQLYQMF, encoded by the coding sequence ATGGTGCGCATCAGCGCCGAGCGCTACGCCGCGCTCTACGGACCCACCACGGGCGACCAGCTGCGCCTGGGCGACACCGACCTCTGGATCGAGGTCGAGGAGGATCGCACCGACGGCGGCGAGGAGTCCGTGTTCGGCGGCGGCAAATCGATCCGCGAGTCCATGGGGCAGGGCACCACCACCCGCGCCGAGGGCGCCCCGGACACCGTGATCACCAACGCGATCATCCTGGACTGGTGGGGCGTGGTCCGGGCCGACGTCGGGCTGCGCGACGGCAGGATCGTCGCGCTCGGCAAGTCCGGGAACCCCGACATCTCCGACGGCATCCACCCCGCGCTGCGCATCGGGCCCTCCACGGACGTGATCTCCGGGGAGGGGAAGATCCTCACCGCGGGCGCCTTCGACACCCACGTCCACCTGCTCTCGCCCTCGCAGATCCACGAGGCGCTGGCCACCGGCATCACCACCATCGGCGGCGGCGGGACCGGCCCGTCGGAGGGCAGCCGCGCCACCACCGTCACCCCCGGCGCCTGGCACCTGGGCCGGATGCATCAGGCCCTGGACCGCCTGCCCGTGAACGTGCTGCTCCTGGGCAAGGGCAACACCGTCTCCGCCGAGGCGCTGGCCGAGCAGGCCCTCGCCGGCGCCGCCGGGTACAAGGTCCACGAGGACTGGGGCGCGACCCCGGCCGCGATCGACGCCTCGCTGCGCGCCGCCGGCGAGCACGGCCTGCAGGTGGCCCTGCACTCGGACTCGCTGAACGAGTCCGGCTTCGTGCAGTCCACGATCGCCGCGATGGACGGCCGCACCCTCCACGCCTTCCACATCGAGGGCGCGGGAGGCGGGCACGCCCCCGACATCCTCGAGATCGCCTCCCTGCCCCATGTGCTGCCCGGATCGACCAACCCGACCCTCCCGCACACCGTCAACACCGTGGCCGAGCATCTCGACATGCTGATGGTCTGCCACCACCTCAAGCCCTCCGTGCCCGAGGACCTCGCCTTCGCCGAGTCCCGGATACGCGCCTCGACCATCGCCGCCGAGGACCTCCTGCACGACATGGGCGCCCTGTCGATCACGTCCTCCGACGCACAGGCGATGGGCAGGATCGGCGAGGTCATCACCCGCACCTGGCAGGTCGCGCACGTCATGAAGGACCGCGTCGGCTCCCTCGGCGACACCATGCCGGCGGACAACGAACGGGCCCGCCGCTACGTCGCGAAGTACACGATCAACCCCGCGATCGCCCACGGCGTCGACGCCCACATCGGCTCCGTCGAGGAGGGCAAGCTCGCCGACCTGGTGCTCTGGGACCCGCGCTTCTTCGGTGTGCGACCCGCGCTGGTGCTCAAGGGCGGCGTGATCGCGTGGGCGGCGCTCGGGGACCCGAACGCCTCGATCCCCACCCCGCAGCCGGTGCTGATGCGCCCCGCCTTCGGGGACGCGATCGGGGACGCGCTCTCGGTCTCCTTCGTGGCCCCCTCCGCGGTCGAGGACGGTCTGCGCGATCGCCTGGGCCTGTCCCGGGAGCTGCTGCCGGTGGCCCCGACCCGCGACGTCACCAAGGCGGACCTCCGCCTCAACGACGCGCTGCCCCGGATCGACATCCGCCCGGACACCTTCGAGATCCGGATCGACGGGGAGCTCGTCGAACCGGCACCCGCCAGCTCGCTGCCGCTGGCCCAGCTCTACCAGATGTTCTGA